DNA sequence from the bacterium genome:
CATGCGCAGCGAGCGGAACGACGAATCCATCTCCTCGTTCTGGCCGCCCATCTGGATGGCCACGCCCGCCGGCAGCGACAGCCCGCGCAGCCGGGCGCGGATGTCCGCCGTCACCGAGCCGAGGTCGCGGCCGGACAGGTTGGCCGAGACGATGGCCACCCGCTTGCTTCCCAGGCGATGGATCTCCGACGGCCCCGTCACCACCGACATGGCCGCGATGCTGCCCAGCCGGATGGGCACGCCGTCGATCTCGGTCACGATGAGGTCCGCGATGGCCGTCAGGGTGTTGCGCTGCTCGTCGGTGTTCAGCACGCGGATGTCGACGTGGCGCTCGCGGTCGCGGAAGCGGCTGGCCACCGTCCCGCGCACCTTGCCGCGCACCGTCTCGGAAACGGTCCCCAGGCTCAGCCCGTAGCGGTTCAGCTTGTCACGGTCAAACGTCACCTGCACTTCGGGCGAGCCCGGGACCATGGCCAGGCGCAGGTCCCGCAGGCCAGGCACCGCCTGCAGGCGCTCGAGCACCTGGTCGGCCGTCGCCTGGAGGTCTTCCAGGCTGTAGCCGTACACGTTCACCTCGACCGGCGCCCCGAAGGCCATCAGCGACTGCCGCCGCACCTTCATGCGCAGGTCCGGATGGTTCTTCAGCACGCCGCGGATGTCCTCGAGGATCCGCGCCTCGGCGAGGGCCGTGGCCTCGCTCAGCTTCACCTGCACCTCGGCGCGGTTCTCCTTGCGCCGCTGGGCCGTGGTGCCCGCCTCGCGCGAGAGCCCCACGCCGCCCACCACCAGGTCGATGCCCGGCAGGGCGGCGAGGTCGGCCTCGACCGCGCCGATAATCGCCTCGGTGCGGCTCAGGGGCGTGCCCTCGGGCAGTTCGAAGGCCAGGGTGAATTCGCCGCGCGACAGGGGCGGCACGAGCTCCGAGCCCAGCCGCGGCCACAGCAGCCCGGCGCCCCCCGCGATGGCGGTGACGATCACCAGCACCGCCACCCGGTGGCGCAGGGCCGCGCCCAGCACGCGCACGTAGCCTTCCTGCGCCAGGGGGAAGGTGCGTTCGAAGAGCCAGCAGGCCGGCCACAGCAGGGCCCGCACCACCAGCCGGCCCAGGGCCAGGACCAGCTTCGCCAGCCGGATCAGCGCCGCCACCAGGCCGATGGTCAGGAAGAGCCCGCCCAGACGCGGCCCGCGCGCGTACCAGCGGCCGTCACCGGCGTACCGCGCCCACGAGCCGTACCACGACAGCGCCGGATCGCCGCTGCGCCCGCCGCCGGCCCCGAAGGCGGCCGCCATGGGCGTGAAGGTCAGGGCCACCACCAGGGAGACGGCCAGGGAGAAGGTCACGGTCAGGGCCTGGTCGCGGAAGATCTGGCCCGCCACGCCCACCACCACGAAGACGATGGGCACGAACACGGCCAGGGTCGTCAGGGTCGACGCCGTCACGGCGCCGGCGACCTCGCCCGCGCCGCGGGCCGCGGCCTCGGCTGCGTCGCCGTCCGGTCCGGCCTCCTCGCGCCGCCGGTAGATCGACTCCAGCACGACGATCGAGTTATCCACGAGCATGCCCACGCCGAGGGCCAGGCCGCCGAGGGACATGATGTTCAGGCTCACGCCGCGGGTGAGCATCAGGATGAAGGTGGCCACGATCGAGATGGGGATGGCCACGCCGATGATCAGGGTGCTGCGGAAGTCGCGCAGGAAGACGAAG
Encoded proteins:
- a CDS encoding efflux RND transporter permease subunit, whose product is MKVIRYAVSHPVTVWMVTLAAVVFGMTSLGRLDLRLLPEIRYPSLTVQTDFPGTAPVDVENLVTRPLEETVGVVPGLRRIHSISQAGLSQITLEFNWGTPMDYAALDVREKIDLVRLPAEATVPLLLKYDPSQDPVVRIGLTGDASLVNLRHVADDVLKKEIEALEGVAAAQVSGGLEEEIRVAVDETRLSALGIPIGTVSRVLAEENINASGGRLRDRNAEYIVRTLSRFEDLADIEDVTIANIDGKTVRLGEVATVTRTHKERTTVTHIGGRESVEISVFKEGDANIVEMAQRVKAHLARLEKQLPDRMQAEVLFDQSTFIDQAIREVRNNALVGGLLAVIVLFVFLRDFRSTLIIGVAIPISIVATFILMLTRGVSLNIMSLGGLALGVGMLVDNSIVVLESIYRRREEAGPDGDAAEAAARGAGEVAGAVTASTLTTLAVFVPIVFVVVGVAGQIFRDQALTVTFSLAVSLVVALTFTPMAAAFGAGGGRSGDPALSWYGSWARYAGDGRWYARGPRLGGLFLTIGLVAALIRLAKLVLALGRLVVRALLWPACWLFERTFPLAQEGYVRVLGAALRHRVAVLVIVTAIAGGAGLLWPRLGSELVPPLSRGEFTLAFELPEGTPLSRTEAIIGAVEADLAALPGIDLVVGGVGLSREAGTTAQRRKENRAEVQVKLSEATALAEARILEDIRGVLKNHPDLRMKVRRQSLMAFGAPVEVNVYGYSLEDLQATADQVLERLQAVPGLRDLRLAMVPGSPEVQVTFDRDKLNRYGLSLGTVSETVRGKVRGTVASRFRDRERHVDIRVLNTDEQRNTLTAIADLIVTEIDGVPIRLGSIAAMSVVTGPSEIHRLGSKRVAIVSANLSGRDLGSVTADIRARLRGLSLPAGVAIQMGGQNEEMDSSFRSLRMAILLAIFLVYLVMAAQFESFVYPLIIMFTVPLAMSGAVYGLYLRGLSVSVIAIIGAIMLAGIVVNNGIVLVDRINQLRARGLELGEAVVRAGHERLRPILMTTATTVLGLLPMALGLGEGAELRAPLAVTVIAGLLLATLLTLVVVPVIYTLLTGGEKLRVRGADRAGVVPPLAGATLRSAGKDA